One window of Chionomys nivalis chromosome 18, mChiNiv1.1, whole genome shotgun sequence genomic DNA carries:
- the Znf697 gene encoding zinc finger protein 697 encodes MDQEDHQGVHEHQNSEDRGMGSDFENSDDREGDPEERGMGSNPQDTEERGHLEQEMNSNPQDNDLRGDSHEREIVPTVCPEGLLSEEEGAVLREEEDDQPGVPDMTLFPGLSESDSISRSPRGEEEEEEEEEESAGENRLMEEDEQLPPPVLPWRRHLSLGGRHRGDKPAHRRFHRLHHPMAMDLGELDSLMASIMDAPTICPDCGESFSPGTAFLQHQRIHRLAEAAAVASLEPFGLAAECGGVVGMMGMGVAGDFGTGSALARPPREKPFRCGECGKGFSRNTYLTNHLRLHTGERPNLCADCGKSFSWRADLLKHRRLHTGEKPYPCPECGEAFSLSSHLLSHRRAHAAASGAGSAAALRPFACGECGKGFVRRSHLANHQRIHTGEKPHGCGECGKRFSWRSDLVKHQRVHTGEKPYMCSECGETFSVSSHLFTHKRTHSGERPYVCRECGKGFGRNSHLVNHLRVHTGEKPFRCGQCEKRFSDFSTLTQHQRTHTGEKPYTCIECGKSFIQSSHLIRHRRIHTGNKPHKCAGCGKGFRYKTHLAQHQKLHLC; translated from the exons ATGGACCAGGAAGATCATCAGGGTGTGCATGAACACCAGAATTCCGAAGACAGAGGTATGGGTTCTGACTTTGAGAACTCTGACGACAGAGAGGGGGACCCAGAAGAAAGAGGAATGGGCTCCAAcccacaggacacagaagagaggGGCCACCTGGAGCAGGAGATGAACTCCAACCCACAGGATAACGATCTCAGAGGGGATTCACATGAGAGGGAAATAGTGCCCACTGTTTGTCCAG AGGGGCTGCTGAGTGAGGAAGAAGGGGCTGTCCTCCGTGAGGAAGAGGACGACCAACCTGGTGTGCCTGACATGACACTGTTCCCAGGCCTGTCAGAATCTGACAGTATATCCCGGAGTCCccggggagaggaggaggaggaagaggaagaggaggaaagcgCTGGGGAGAACCGGCTGATGGAGGAAGATGAGCAGTTGCCTCCTCCGGTGCTTCCCTGGAGGCGTCACCTCTCCCTGGGGGGTCGACACCGAGGTGACAAACCTGCCCACCGCCGTTTCCACCGGCTCCATCATCCCATGGCCATGGACCTCGGGGAACTCGACAGCCTGATGGCCAGCATTATGGACGCGCCCACCATCTGTCCAGACTGCGGAGAGAGCTTCAGCCCGGGTACCGCCTTCCTGCAGCACCAGCGCATCCACCGTCTGGCAGAGGCAGCAGCGGTGGCCAGCCTGGAGCCCTTCGGCTTGGCGGCCGAGTGCGGTGGGGTGGTGGGGATGATGGGCATGGGTGTAGCCGGCGACTTCGGGACCGGGTCCGCGCTGGCCCGGCCCCCCCGCGAGAAGCCCTTCCGCTGCGGCGAGTGCGGCAAAGGCTTCAGCCGCAACACCTACCTGACCAACCACCTGCGGCTGCACACGGGCGAGCGGCCCAACCTGTGCGCCGACTGCGGCAAGAGCTTCAGCTGGCGGGCCGACCTGCTCAAGCACCGGCGCCTGCACACGGGCGAGAAGCCCTACCCGTGCCCGGAGTGCGGCGAAGCCTTCAGCTTGAGCTCGCACTTGCTCAGCCACCGGCGGGCGCACGCAGCGGCCAGCGGGGCGGGGTCGGCGGCGGCGCTGCGGCCCTTTGCATGTGGGGAGTGCGGCAAGGGCTTCGTGCGCCGTTCGCACCTCGCCAACCACCAGCGCATCCACACGGGCGAGAAACCGCACGGCTGCGGCGAGTGCGGCAAGCGCTTCAGCTGGCGCTCGGACCTGGTGAAGCACCAGCGCGTGCACACGGGCGAGAAACCCTACATGTGCTCCGAGTGCGGCGAGACCTTCAGCGTGAGCTCGCACCTCTTCACGCACAAGCGCACGCACTCGGGCGAGCGGCCCTACGTGTGCCGCGAGTGCGGCAAGGGCTTCGGCCGCAACTCGCACCTCGTCAACCACCTGCGCGTGCACACCGGCGAGAAGCCCTTCCGCTGTGGCCAGTGCGAGAAGCGCTTCAGCGACTTCTCCACACTCACGCAGCACCAGCGCACGCACACGGGCGAGAAGCCCTACACGTGCATCGAGTGCGGCAAGAGCTTCATCCAGAGCTCCCACCTCATCCGCCACCGGCGCATCCACACCGGCAACAAGCCCCACAAGTGCGCGGGCTGCGGCAAGGGCTTCCGCTACAAGACGCACCTTGCGCAGCACCAGAAGTTGCACCTGTGCTAG